CCACAGCAGCCAGAGAGCACCGCATGCCAGCACGATCAACCCCAGCCCCGTGCGCGTGACCAGGGGCAGTCCTGCGAACAGCAGGATCAGCATGATGCCGGCCAGATTGCTGAGGCGCCTTTGCTGCGCTGCCGAACGGGGGAGACATCCCTGCCAGCGCAGCAACCATGGGGACGGATCTGAAGCCTCAGCCATCCGGGGGGACTGCGTCGTTGCCGGGATTATCGACCCGTTGCCAAGCAATCTCCAGATCTTCACGATCCGGCAGTGGCTGCCGATTGCGCCGATAGAGAACCCGATAGGCCGGAAGCCCCAGATCCTGCACATAGCGTTCCCGTTCCGTGGGCACCGGCAGAGGGTTGTCGGCTCTCCAGGGTCGGGCGTCCTCGGCGGGGCGATCGAAGCATCCGCTCAGCTCAACCAGCGCCACCATCGGTTCGATCACGGCCAGCACGTCACTCTGAACAAACAGCTCCCGACCTGGTTGCAACGTTGCTGCAATCGCCAGCAACAGGGAGGGTTGCAGCACGCGCCGTTTGCGGTGGCGCCGCTTAAACCACGGATCCGGAAACTGAATGCTCACCAGCTGCAGGCGATCCTGTGGCAGCGCGGCCATCCATCCTTCCAGGCTCACATTGGCGTTGCAGAACAGATAGTGCAGGTTGAGGCGTTCAAGGCGGTCCCGATCGCGCTGGGCGGATCGCACCAGGGGCCGTCTGATTTCCACACCGAGGTGATTGCGATCCGGCCTCAGTGCGGCCAACTCCTGCAGGCACAGGCCCCGGGCGCAGCCGATGTCCAGATGGATGGGACGGCTGGGGTCATCGAACAGCTGCTCCGGAGCAGGCAGCTCCAGCGGCAGCTGAAAGAACCGGCTGAGGGGATTGACGTGCTGACGCATCAGGACGGTGAGGACTCGAGCGGTGCATGGCGGAGAAGGCCCCAGCAGGCGGTGTAACCATGCAGATGGGTCGCGCCGCCGAGGGGACCGATCTCGCCGTTGCAGAAGCTTCCGGCAATGGGGAGATCGGGCATCACCTCACGGGCGATGGTCACGTCGCCATCAGTGGTTCCGAACAGGCCGCTGCCTCGGCCCAGGCAGGCGAACAGCAGGCCGCAGAGCGGATCCTTTTCGGCTGCGGTTGAGCGGCTGGTTTGCAGAAGTTGGCGTGCTTCCTGGCGGGAGGCCTGCGCTTCCCGTAGCTGAAATTGAACGTTCTGCCCCGCGCGAACCCGCTCGGCCACG
The sequence above is a segment of the Synechococcus sp. PROS-7-1 genome. Coding sequences within it:
- the trmB gene encoding tRNA (guanosine(46)-N7)-methyltransferase TrmB, with protein sequence MRQHVNPLSRFFQLPLELPAPEQLFDDPSRPIHLDIGCARGLCLQELAALRPDRNHLGVEIRRPLVRSAQRDRDRLERLNLHYLFCNANVSLEGWMAALPQDRLQLVSIQFPDPWFKRRHRKRRVLQPSLLLAIAATLQPGRELFVQSDVLAVIEPMVALVELSGCFDRPAEDARPWRADNPLPVPTERERYVQDLGLPAYRVLYRRNRQPLPDREDLEIAWQRVDNPGNDAVPPDG